In Carboxydocella sporoproducens DSM 16521, a single window of DNA contains:
- a CDS encoding MazG nucleotide pyrophosphohydrolase domain-containing protein has product MELRAAVEAIWANRKYKVLDPRQVISHLNEEVAESLKALLRGDEESARKELEDALSCLFIALKVMDVDLEAAIERQIAQMQRSARNQSERVMVIRPGEVELLVQGVRKGGWSIWGEEDVAEAEKIAREFGFAVIYEL; this is encoded by the coding sequence ATGGAATTACGAGCAGCTGTGGAAGCAATTTGGGCTAATCGTAAGTACAAGGTTTTGGATCCACGGCAGGTGATCAGCCATCTTAATGAAGAAGTGGCAGAAAGCCTCAAGGCTCTGTTACGGGGGGATGAAGAAAGCGCCCGCAAGGAGCTGGAAGATGCCCTTTCCTGTTTGTTTATTGCTCTGAAAGTAATGGATGTGGATCTGGAAGCTGCTATTGAGCGGCAAATAGCTCAGATGCAACGCAGTGCCCGCAATCAGTCAGAACGGGTGATGGTGATCAGGCCGGGAGAAGTGGAACTGCTGGTTCAGGGAGTGCGCAAAGGTGGTTGGTCCATCTGGGGTGAAGAAGATGTTGCAGAAGCGGAAAAAATAGCCAGAGAATTTGGTTTTGCTGTTATTTATGAATTATAA
- a CDS encoding nucleoside recognition domain-containing protein, which yields MLNWLWSGLLLCGFLFGAINGQIDRVLQAAWQGAQQAVELALGLVGIMAFWLGILRIAEEAGLVNGLARLLRPLLIRLFPDVPVQHPAMGAMLMNIAANLLGLGNAATPLGLLAMQELQKLNGYRDEASNAMCTFLVLNTACFTLIPTTVIALRAKLGAQQPTDIIGPTMLATLFGLGAGLLLDRWWRRRRWW from the coding sequence ATGCTCAACTGGCTGTGGAGCGGTTTACTGCTTTGCGGTTTCCTCTTTGGGGCTATTAATGGGCAAATAGACCGGGTTCTTCAGGCTGCCTGGCAGGGAGCGCAACAGGCGGTGGAGCTGGCCCTGGGTTTGGTAGGCATTATGGCCTTCTGGCTGGGCATTTTGCGAATAGCTGAGGAAGCTGGGCTGGTAAATGGGCTGGCCAGGCTTTTGCGTCCTCTCCTGATCAGACTTTTTCCTGACGTTCCGGTGCAGCATCCGGCCATGGGCGCAATGCTGATGAATATTGCTGCCAATTTACTGGGCCTGGGCAATGCAGCCACCCCTCTGGGCCTGCTGGCTATGCAGGAGTTGCAAAAACTGAATGGCTACCGGGATGAAGCCAGTAATGCTATGTGTACATTTCTGGTACTAAACACCGCTTGTTTTACCTTGATTCCAACAACAGTCATTGCCTTGCGAGCCAAACTGGGAGCTCAGCAACCTACTGACATTATCGGACCCACGATGCTGGCTACATTGTTCGGGCTGGGAGCTGGCCTGCTGCTGGATCGCTGGTGGCGGAGGAGGCGATGGTGGTGA
- a CDS encoding spore maturation protein, whose protein sequence is MVVITALQELSRWLVPFFLVLVILVAAGKRIKAYEIFIEGAEKGFTTAIKVIPYLVAMLVAINVFRASGALDFIGRALAPVLSLFDIPPDLLALAILRPLSGSGALVLSGDIMKTYGPDSLIGRIAAVMQGSTETTFYILSLYFGSVGVKKFRHAPWAGLVADAVAFLAAIVICKQAFA, encoded by the coding sequence ATGGTGGTGATCACTGCACTGCAAGAGCTTTCCCGCTGGCTGGTGCCGTTTTTTCTGGTTCTGGTGATCTTAGTAGCGGCAGGTAAACGGATTAAAGCCTATGAGATTTTTATCGAAGGGGCAGAAAAGGGTTTTACAACAGCAATAAAAGTGATACCATATTTAGTGGCGATGCTGGTAGCCATTAATGTATTTCGGGCCTCCGGGGCCCTGGACTTTATCGGCAGAGCTTTGGCTCCTGTTCTTAGTTTATTTGATATACCACCGGATTTGCTGGCTTTGGCGATACTCCGCCCACTATCCGGTAGCGGTGCATTGGTTTTGAGTGGTGATATAATGAAGACATATGGCCCGGATAGTTTAATTGGCAGGATTGCTGCAGTTATGCAGGGTAGTACAGAAACTACTTTTTATATTCTGTCCCTTTATTTCGGGTCAGTGGGGGTCAAGAAATTTCGGCATGCTCCCTGGGCAGGGTTAGTGGCTGATGCTGTGGCATTTCTGGCAGCAATTGTTATTTGTAAACAGGCTTTTGCTTAA
- a CDS encoding GNAT family N-acetyltransferase, with amino-acid sequence MIVREATREDLYGITALWYELAVFHEQYGEQYRLAAGARENYFRYLNTLLADPTNFLILAEEHGEVLGFCHGMLLTRPPIFTITRLGFISELGVRASRRRQGIGQALLRAILEWFEKNGVELVEIANAQENEIARNFWSSQGFVPYMERRAFWLNR; translated from the coding sequence ATGATTGTGCGTGAGGCAACCCGTGAGGATTTGTACGGGATTACAGCTTTATGGTATGAACTGGCTGTTTTCCATGAACAATACGGGGAACAATATCGGCTGGCGGCTGGAGCCAGGGAAAATTATTTTCGCTATCTCAATACGCTACTAGCAGATCCTACCAATTTTTTGATTCTGGCAGAAGAACATGGTGAGGTACTGGGTTTTTGCCATGGTATGTTGTTGACCCGGCCCCCAATTTTCACTATTACACGCCTTGGATTTATTTCTGAACTGGGAGTCCGGGCCAGTCGCAGACGGCAGGGCATTGGACAAGCCCTTTTACGCGCTATTCTGGAGTGGTTTGAAAAAAACGGCGTGGAACTGGTGGAAATTGCTAATGCCCAGGAAAATGAAATCGCCCGTAATTTCTGGAGCAGTCAGGGATTTGTTCCCTATATGGAACGGCGGGCCTTCTGGCTTAATCGCTAA
- a CDS encoding pseudouridine synthase, whose protein sequence is MPLERLQKILAKAGIASRRRAEELILAGKVKVNGKVIKELGFKADPERDLIEVNGNKIKINDEKIYILLYKPRGYVTTVRDPQGRPTVLQLLKDVKTRVFPVGRLDYDTEGLLLLTNDGELTYALTHPRYKVPKTYLALVEGVPEEEKLQALRQGVPLEDGMTAPAQVRLAGKEGRRAWLEITIHEGRKRQVRRMCQYIGHPVLFLKRSSFAFLNLKGLKKGGYRYLNSEEIRKLRQIARIERK, encoded by the coding sequence ATGCCGCTGGAGAGATTGCAAAAAATCCTGGCTAAAGCGGGGATTGCTTCCCGGAGACGGGCAGAAGAACTGATTTTGGCAGGAAAAGTGAAAGTAAACGGCAAAGTGATAAAAGAACTGGGTTTTAAGGCTGATCCCGAGCGCGACCTGATCGAAGTTAATGGTAACAAGATAAAAATTAACGATGAGAAAATTTATATTTTATTATATAAACCGCGAGGTTATGTCACTACCGTCAGAGACCCGCAAGGGCGCCCTACGGTCTTACAATTGCTTAAGGATGTAAAGACCCGGGTTTTTCCCGTCGGTCGCCTGGATTATGACACGGAAGGACTACTTTTATTGACCAATGACGGTGAATTGACCTATGCTCTTACCCACCCGCGCTATAAAGTACCCAAAACCTATTTGGCTCTGGTAGAAGGGGTACCGGAGGAGGAAAAATTGCAGGCACTACGCCAGGGGGTCCCTCTGGAAGACGGGATGACGGCTCCGGCACAGGTCAGGTTAGCAGGCAAGGAAGGCAGAAGAGCCTGGCTGGAGATTACCATTCATGAAGGCAGGAAACGCCAGGTTAGACGCATGTGCCAGTACATAGGTCATCCGGTTCTATTTCTGAAACGTTCCAGCTTCGCTTTTTTAAATTTAAAAGGTCTTAAGAAGGGTGGATATCGTTATCTAAACAGTGAAGAGATCAGGAAACTCAGGCAAATAGCCAGGATTGAGAGGAAATAA
- the ytfJ gene encoding GerW family sporulation protein, with translation MADQHPIEALMKTAMESIKEMVDVNTIVGDPVETPDGTVIIPVSRVCCGFAAGGGEFELLGGGNKKDNTQAIPFGGGSGAGVSVQPVGFLVVGQNQVRLLPVDGNAVVDRLLDMAPGLLEKIQNIVSGKKSKEKEENKTDIGAGL, from the coding sequence ATGGCAGACCAGCATCCCATTGAGGCATTGATGAAAACAGCAATGGAAAGCATCAAGGAAATGGTGGATGTAAATACCATAGTGGGTGACCCGGTAGAAACACCGGATGGGACGGTGATAATTCCCGTTTCCAGAGTATGCTGTGGTTTTGCTGCTGGCGGCGGGGAGTTTGAGCTTTTAGGTGGGGGCAACAAGAAAGATAACACCCAGGCCATACCCTTTGGGGGTGGTAGTGGTGCAGGAGTATCAGTACAACCGGTTGGATTTTTAGTAGTAGGTCAGAATCAGGTACGGCTCTTGCCGGTTGATGGAAATGCGGTGGTGGATCGATTGCTGGACATGGCTCCCGGTCTTCTGGAAAAAATACAGAACATTGTCAGTGGGAAAAAAAGCAAGGAAAAAGAGGAGAACAAGACAGATATCGGGGCGGGATTATAG
- a CDS encoding glucose-6-phosphate isomerase has protein sequence MKNITLDYGKALAFVREEELSQLAPAVKLAHQLLHEKKGPGQEFTGWVEWPQTYDRQEFERIKNAAARIKEQADALIVIGIGGSYLGARAAIELLGHTFRNQLKAEKRQAPEIYFAGNNLSPVYLKHLLEVLEGKELALNVISKSGTTTEPALAFRFFRKLLERKYGVEGARERIYVTTDRNRGALKRLATEKGYETFVIPDEIGGRYSVLTAVGMLPIAAAGIDIEEIMAGAREAMELYANQNLEQNPAYQYAALRNLLYAKGKTLEVLVSYEPQLHSFAEWWKQLYGESEGKDGKGIFPAAVEFSTDLHSLGQYLQEGLRNLFETVLMFEQSTAELFIPEDPDDSDGLNFVSGKSLDFVNKQAFAGTLLAHADGGVPALVVNIPANNPYYFGQLVYFFEKACGISGYLLGVNPFNQPGVEAYKKNMFALLGKPGYEQLRQELLKRL, from the coding sequence ATGAAAAACATCACCCTTGACTATGGCAAAGCACTAGCTTTTGTTCGTGAGGAGGAATTAAGCCAGCTGGCACCGGCTGTTAAGCTCGCTCACCAGCTGCTACATGAAAAGAAAGGACCCGGCCAGGAATTCACTGGCTGGGTTGAATGGCCACAAACCTATGATCGCCAGGAGTTTGAGAGAATAAAAAATGCTGCTGCCCGCATCAAGGAACAGGCAGATGCCCTGATTGTTATCGGTATTGGGGGTTCTTATCTGGGGGCCAGAGCTGCGATTGAACTGCTTGGCCACACTTTCCGCAATCAACTTAAGGCGGAGAAAAGACAGGCACCGGAAATTTATTTTGCCGGTAATAACCTGAGTCCGGTATATTTAAAACATCTATTAGAAGTACTGGAAGGTAAGGAGCTGGCACTAAACGTTATTTCAAAATCAGGAACCACAACCGAACCGGCGCTTGCTTTCCGCTTCTTCCGGAAGCTGCTGGAACGCAAATATGGGGTTGAAGGGGCCCGGGAACGGATATATGTTACCACTGACAGGAACCGGGGAGCTTTAAAACGCCTGGCTACCGAAAAAGGCTATGAAACCTTTGTCATTCCAGACGAAATCGGGGGCCGTTATTCTGTGCTTACGGCAGTGGGAATGTTGCCAATAGCTGCGGCCGGAATTGACATTGAGGAAATCATGGCCGGGGCGCGCGAGGCCATGGAGTTGTATGCTAACCAAAACCTGGAACAGAACCCGGCATACCAGTATGCAGCTCTACGTAATCTTTTGTATGCCAAAGGCAAGACTCTGGAAGTACTGGTCAGCTATGAACCCCAGTTACATTCCTTTGCCGAATGGTGGAAACAGTTATACGGAGAGAGCGAAGGTAAAGACGGCAAAGGTATCTTTCCTGCGGCAGTAGAGTTTTCCACTGACCTGCATTCCCTGGGGCAGTATTTACAGGAAGGTTTGCGCAATCTGTTTGAAACCGTTCTCATGTTTGAACAATCTACAGCAGAATTGTTCATACCCGAAGATCCCGATGACAGTGATGGCCTGAATTTTGTTAGCGGGAAGTCGCTGGATTTTGTCAATAAGCAAGCTTTTGCCGGCACTCTCTTGGCCCATGCTGATGGCGGGGTACCGGCACTGGTTGTCAATATACCTGCCAATAATCCATATTATTTTGGCCAGTTAGTCTATTTCTTTGAAAAGGCCTGTGGAATAAGTGGCTATTTACTGGGGGTAAATCCATTTAACCAGCCTGGTGTAGAGGCATATAAAAAGAATATGTTTGCTTTACTGGGTAAACCTGGTTATGAGCAATTACGCCAGGAATTATTAAAAAGGCTATAA